One Mesorhizobium sp. L-2-11 genomic region harbors:
- a CDS encoding DUF2171 domain-containing protein, with protein sequence MTDAASIREHMEVIGADGVHVGTVDKVEGQRIKLTKRDSGEGAHRGHHHFIPLSLVAEVEGQKVRLSANADVAVTFEEEKSDPT encoded by the coding sequence ATGACAGATGCAGCCAGCATTCGCGAACATATGGAAGTGATCGGCGCCGACGGCGTCCATGTCGGCACTGTCGACAAAGTTGAGGGGCAACGAATCAAGCTGACCAAGCGCGACAGCGGCGAGGGCGCCCACAGGGGGCATCATCACTTCATTCCGCTCAGCCTCGTAGCCGAAGTCGAGGGCCAGAAAGTGCGGCTGTCGGCAAATGCGGATGTTGCGGTCACGTTCGAGGAAGAAAAATCCGACCCCACCTGA
- a CDS encoding P1 family peptidase yields MFRTGPRNLITDVAGLRVGNASDVRLKSGVTTIVCDEPAVAGVQILGGAPGTRETDLLEPHNSIEAIHAVVLSGGSAFGLDAASGVQAALLESGIGVEVGGFRVPIVPAAILFDLRNGGDKDWGRYPPYRDLGYEAAQAVGIDFPLGTVGAGTGALSSGLKGGLGSASTVLDSGVTIGALAAVNPIGSVTIAQTRHFWAAPFEIGDEFGGLGYPSPMPEDAKKILLKFRDKPMGGNTTIAVIATDAVLTNAAAKRLAISAHDGFVRAIWPTHTPADGDLVFALATGKSGIELAPNDAIDLYAAAGATMARAISRGVFAATPAEGDLFPVWSSR; encoded by the coding sequence ATGTTTCGCACCGGGCCGCGCAATCTCATCACCGATGTCGCCGGCCTGCGCGTCGGCAACGCTTCCGACGTGAGGCTGAAATCCGGGGTGACCACCATCGTCTGCGACGAGCCGGCGGTGGCCGGTGTGCAGATCCTGGGCGGCGCGCCGGGCACCCGCGAGACCGACCTGCTCGAGCCGCACAATTCGATCGAGGCGATCCATGCCGTGGTGCTTTCAGGTGGCTCGGCCTTCGGTCTCGACGCCGCCTCCGGCGTGCAGGCGGCACTACTCGAAAGCGGCATCGGCGTGGAGGTCGGCGGCTTTCGCGTGCCGATCGTGCCGGCGGCGATCCTGTTCGACCTGCGCAATGGCGGCGACAAGGACTGGGGCCGCTATCCGCCCTACCGCGATCTCGGCTATGAGGCGGCACAGGCAGTCGGCATCGATTTTCCGCTCGGCACGGTCGGCGCGGGCACCGGTGCCCTGAGTTCCGGCCTCAAGGGCGGCCTCGGATCGGCCTCGACGGTGCTCGACAGCGGCGTCACCATCGGCGCACTCGCCGCCGTCAACCCGATCGGCTCGGTGACGATCGCCCAGACCCGCCACTTCTGGGCAGCGCCCTTCGAGATCGGCGACGAGTTCGGCGGGCTTGGTTATCCCTCGCCGATGCCGGAGGACGCGAAAAAAATCCTGCTGAAGTTTCGCGATAAGCCAATGGGAGGCAACACGACCATCGCCGTCATTGCCACGGACGCCGTTCTCACCAACGCCGCCGCCAAACGCCTGGCGATATCAGCGCATGACGGCTTCGTGCGCGCCATTTGGCCAACGCATACGCCGGCCGACGGCGATCTTGTTTTCGCGCTGGCGACCGGCAAGAGCGGCATTGAGCTCGCGCCCAACGATGCAATCGACCTCTACGCCGCGGCCGGCGCCACCATGGCGCGCGCCATCAGCCGCGGCGTCTTTGCCGCGACGCCCGCCGAAGGCGACCTGTTTCCGGTCTGGTCGTCGCGCTGA
- a CDS encoding branched-chain amino acid ABC transporter substrate-binding protein, with protein MRPRTTATTTTIAVLAWLSLAGDVNAETLLVGVAAPLSGPSAILGKQIEAGAGLAAAANGPQLKIVDDACTADGGSAAARVFVAAKVSVVVGFLCTEAIEAALPILKDASIPVITVGVRTESLTDRRAKTGWPIFRLGPRGDDERNAVASNLTRQWQNELFAIIDDGTIYGREIAETLRAAAEQAALKPVFVDTFRPQLDNQIGLIGRLRKAGATHVFAGGDGEDIAIMGRDAGNLDAGIIFAGGEALRTAPGDVPYASGTLMIAPPEWADVADSTVLDSFAAQKIVPEGYTLPAYAAVEIAKAATVLAETSGRPLADALTAHDFSTAIGPIRFDGKGDLTENLYRVFRFNGANFVPAEAK; from the coding sequence ATGCGACCCCGGACAACAGCCACGACAACGACAATAGCGGTACTGGCCTGGCTGTCTCTCGCCGGTGATGTGAACGCTGAAACGCTGCTGGTCGGCGTCGCAGCACCACTGTCCGGGCCGTCGGCGATCCTTGGCAAACAGATCGAGGCGGGCGCCGGCCTGGCGGCAGCGGCAAACGGTCCTCAACTTAAGATTGTAGACGATGCCTGCACGGCCGATGGCGGGTCTGCCGCGGCGAGGGTATTCGTTGCGGCGAAGGTCAGCGTAGTCGTCGGCTTCCTCTGCACCGAGGCGATCGAGGCGGCGCTGCCCATCCTGAAGGACGCCAGCATCCCGGTCATCACTGTCGGCGTGCGCACCGAAAGCCTGACCGACCGGCGCGCCAAGACCGGCTGGCCGATCTTTCGACTTGGGCCGCGCGGCGATGACGAGCGCAACGCCGTCGCCTCCAACCTCACCCGCCAATGGCAGAACGAGCTGTTCGCCATCATCGACGATGGCACGATTTACGGCCGCGAAATCGCCGAGACGCTTCGCGCGGCAGCCGAGCAGGCGGCGCTGAAACCGGTGTTCGTCGACACATTCAGGCCGCAGCTCGACAACCAGATTGGGCTGATCGGGCGGCTGAGGAAAGCCGGTGCAACGCATGTCTTCGCCGGCGGCGACGGCGAAGACATCGCCATCATGGGCCGCGACGCCGGCAATCTTGATGCCGGCATCATTTTTGCCGGCGGCGAAGCGCTGCGCACAGCGCCCGGCGACGTGCCTTATGCCTCAGGCACGCTGATGATCGCGCCGCCCGAATGGGCCGATGTGGCCGACTCCACGGTGCTCGACAGCTTTGCCGCACAAAAGATCGTGCCGGAAGGCTACACGCTGCCGGCCTATGCGGCGGTCGAAATCGCCAAGGCGGCGACGGTCCTGGCGGAAACCTCCGGCAGGCCACTGGCCGATGCGCTCACCGCGCATGACTTCAGCACCGCGATCGGACCGATCCGCTTTGACGGCAAGGGCGACTTGACCGAAAACCTTTATCGGGTCTTCCGTTTCAACGGCGCAAATTTCGTGCCGGCGGAGGCCAAATGA
- a CDS encoding flavin reductase, translated as MLQKNDIGPQAYRDAMAHFAGHVHVVTTDGSAGRRGATVIAACSVSDTPPTLLVCLNRENPKNEPFVKNGRFALNTLASDQEALSVGFSGLTGLPVEERFALGDWDMISTGAPTLKGALAVFDCELIDTKDLATHRVLFGKVTGLRIGDNLRPLIYHDRGYHAL; from the coding sequence GTGCTGCAGAAGAACGACATAGGGCCGCAGGCCTATCGCGACGCGATGGCCCATTTTGCCGGCCACGTCCATGTGGTCACCACCGATGGTTCCGCCGGCAGGCGCGGTGCGACTGTCATTGCAGCCTGTTCGGTGTCGGACACGCCGCCGACCCTCCTGGTTTGTCTCAATCGCGAGAATCCCAAGAACGAGCCGTTCGTGAAGAATGGCAGGTTCGCCTTGAACACGCTGGCTTCGGACCAGGAGGCGCTGTCGGTCGGCTTTTCCGGCCTCACCGGCCTGCCGGTCGAGGAACGCTTCGCGCTCGGCGACTGGGATATGATCTCGACCGGCGCGCCGACGCTGAAGGGCGCGCTCGCCGTGTTCGACTGCGAACTGATCGACACCAAGGATCTGGCCACTCACCGTGTGCTTTTTGGCAAGGTGACAGGCCTGCGCATCGGCGATAATTTGCGGCCGCTGATCTATCACGACCGCGGCTATCACGCTCTGTAG
- a CDS encoding AAA family ATPase, which translates to MTELKPRPAPRTIDETLDLLTGADYVADRSLATVLFLSLRMRRPLFLEGEAGVGKTEIAKVLAQALGRRLIRLQCYEGLDVSSAVYEWNYAAQMIEIRMEEAAGKVDRSDMERNVFSEKYLIRRPVLDALTGKAGAAPVFLIDELDRTDEAFEAFLLEILSDFQVTVPELGTIKAQEPPIVIITTNRTREIHDALKRRCLYHWVDYPNAEHELEIVRRKVPQANSRLSAEVVSFIQKLRQIDLFKVPGVAETIDWAGALTELDKVALDPETVSDTIGVLLKYQDDIARIEQGEGRRILNEVKAELSAAE; encoded by the coding sequence ATGACCGAGTTGAAACCGCGCCCCGCGCCGCGGACGATTGACGAGACGCTCGACCTCCTGACCGGTGCGGACTACGTGGCGGACCGGTCGCTGGCGACGGTGCTGTTTTTATCGCTGCGCATGAGACGGCCGCTGTTCCTCGAAGGCGAGGCCGGCGTCGGCAAAACGGAGATCGCCAAGGTGCTGGCGCAAGCGCTCGGCCGCCGGCTGATCCGCCTGCAATGCTATGAAGGCCTCGATGTCTCCTCGGCCGTCTACGAGTGGAATTACGCCGCGCAGATGATCGAGATCCGCATGGAGGAGGCGGCCGGCAAGGTCGACCGCTCCGACATGGAGCGCAACGTCTTTTCCGAAAAATACCTGATCCGCCGCCCGGTGCTCGACGCGCTGACCGGCAAGGCGGGCGCCGCCCCGGTCTTCCTGATCGACGAGCTCGACCGTACCGATGAGGCCTTCGAAGCGTTCCTGCTCGAAATCCTCTCCGACTTCCAGGTGACCGTGCCCGAGCTCGGCACGATCAAGGCGCAGGAGCCGCCGATCGTCATCATCACCACCAACCGGACGCGCGAGATCCACGATGCGCTGAAGCGGCGCTGCCTGTACCACTGGGTCGACTATCCGAATGCCGAGCACGAGCTGGAAATCGTGCGTCGGAAAGTGCCGCAGGCCAACAGCCGGCTGTCGGCCGAGGTGGTTTCGTTCATCCAGAAGCTGCGCCAGATCGACCTCTTCAAGGTGCCGGGTGTTGCCGAGACCATCGACTGGGCCGGCGCGCTGACCGAACTCGACAAGGTGGCGCTCGATCCGGAAACCGTTTCCGACACGATCGGCGTGCTGTTGAAATACCAGGACGACATTGCCCGTATCGAACAGGGCGAAGGCCGGCGCATCCTCAACGAGGTGAAGGCCGAGCTTTCGGCGGCGGAGTAG
- a CDS encoding vWA domain-containing protein, giving the protein MAAPRPEPKEATPDGRIADNIVYFARTLRKAGMRVGPASVKDAIEAVLAAGIGSRDDFYWTLHAVLVSRHEDHPTFDETFRLFWKSHELIEKMLAMFSPVAPDFREKQKLRAAENRVNQAMFEGHQKNQPVQEVPEIEVDARFTFSGNEVLRGKDFAQMNAAEIIDAKKAIAELRLPFDMVRTRRFKSNAHGRRIDPRAMMRSAARTGGELILPKFRSAREVHPPLVVLADISGSMSQYTRIFLHFLHALTEKRRRVHAFVFGTRLTNLTRQMRHRDPDAALADCSAAVMDWSGGTRIGDTMGEFNRLWSRRVLGQGAVVLLITDGLERDDVAGLSEEMERLRKSCRRLIWLNPLLRFDGFEARARGVKAMLPHVDEFRSVHNLDALADLCASLDKTSARSVDPRRWIEGGARSAA; this is encoded by the coding sequence ATGGCAGCGCCGCGTCCCGAACCGAAAGAGGCCACGCCCGATGGGCGGATTGCCGACAACATCGTCTATTTCGCCCGCACCTTGCGCAAGGCCGGCATGCGGGTCGGCCCGGCCTCGGTCAAGGATGCGATCGAGGCGGTGCTGGCCGCCGGCATCGGTTCCCGCGACGATTTCTACTGGACGCTTCACGCCGTGCTGGTGTCACGGCACGAGGACCACCCGACCTTCGACGAAACCTTCCGGCTGTTCTGGAAATCGCACGAGCTGATCGAAAAGATGCTGGCGATGTTTTCGCCGGTGGCGCCTGATTTCAGAGAGAAGCAAAAGCTGCGGGCTGCGGAAAACCGCGTCAACCAGGCGATGTTCGAGGGCCACCAGAAGAACCAGCCGGTGCAGGAAGTCCCCGAGATCGAGGTCGACGCCCGCTTCACATTTTCCGGCAACGAGGTGCTGAGGGGCAAGGATTTTGCCCAGATGAACGCCGCCGAGATAATCGACGCCAAAAAGGCGATCGCCGAGCTGCGGCTGCCCTTCGACATGGTCAGGACACGCCGCTTCAAGTCTAATGCGCATGGCCGACGTATCGATCCGCGCGCCATGATGCGTTCCGCTGCGCGCACCGGCGGCGAATTGATCCTGCCGAAATTCCGTTCAGCCCGCGAGGTTCACCCGCCGCTGGTCGTGCTTGCCGACATTTCCGGATCGATGAGCCAGTACACGCGCATTTTCCTGCATTTCCTGCATGCGCTGACCGAAAAGCGCCGGCGCGTGCACGCCTTCGTTTTCGGCACCAGACTGACAAATCTGACGCGGCAGATGCGTCATCGCGATCCAGACGCAGCGCTCGCCGACTGTTCGGCTGCGGTGATGGACTGGTCGGGCGGCACCCGCATCGGCGATACGATGGGCGAATTCAACCGGCTGTGGTCGCGGCGTGTGCTGGGGCAGGGTGCGGTGGTTCTGCTGATCACCGACGGGCTGGAGCGCGACGACGTTGCCGGCCTGTCGGAGGAAATGGAGCGCCTGCGCAAATCCTGTCGGCGGCTGATCTGGCTGAACCCGCTGCTGCGCTTCGACGGCTTCGAAGCGCGCGCGCGTGGGGTCAAGGCGATGCTGCCGCATGTCGACGAGTTCCGCTCGGTGCACAATCTCGATGCGCTCGCCGATCTCTGCGCGTCGCTGGACAAGACTTCGGCGCGCTCGGTCGATCCACGCAGGTGGATTGAGGGTGGCGCGAGAAGTGCCGCATAG
- a CDS encoding XdhC family protein produces the protein MEKGIDLDEARDPLIIAEGWMKDGKDVAIATVVETWGSAPRPVGSHLVIDAEGNFHGSVSGGCVEGAVVTEAIDVIDSGKAKMLEFGVADETAWQVGLSCGGRIKVYVERLG, from the coding sequence ATGGAAAAAGGCATTGATCTCGATGAGGCGCGCGATCCGCTGATCATCGCCGAGGGCTGGATGAAAGACGGCAAGGATGTCGCCATTGCCACCGTGGTCGAGACCTGGGGCTCGGCGCCGCGCCCGGTCGGCAGCCACCTTGTCATCGACGCGGAAGGCAATTTCCACGGCTCCGTCTCGGGTGGCTGCGTCGAAGGCGCGGTGGTTACCGAGGCGATCGACGTCATCGACAGTGGCAAGGCAAAGATGCTGGAATTCGGCGTCGCCGACGAGACCGCCTGGCAGGTCGGTCTGTCCTGCGGTGGCCGCATCAAGGTCTATGTCGAGCGCTTAGGCTAG
- a CDS encoding XdhC family protein, whose product MDPYALKMLNAERRARRAAILVTDLGDGRDRIVCEGDQVAGELGAAVAKAFRSGNSGSVEAEGRTFFLNAYLPQPRLMVIGAVHISQALAPMARIAGYPVEIVDPRTAFATSDRFPDVALHAEWPQDVLSRQPLDSYTALAAVTHDPKIDDFALKAALDANCFYVGALGSRKTHAKRIERLLALGATADQIARIHAPIGLDIGAASPAEIAVAILAQAIQAFRLRGLDSKDAAA is encoded by the coding sequence ATGGATCCCTACGCGCTGAAAATGCTGAACGCCGAACGCCGCGCCCGTCGCGCGGCGATCCTGGTCACCGATCTCGGCGATGGCCGCGATCGTATCGTGTGCGAGGGCGATCAGGTCGCCGGCGAATTGGGCGCTGCGGTCGCCAAGGCGTTTCGATCAGGCAATTCCGGGTCGGTCGAGGCTGAAGGGCGAACCTTTTTCCTCAACGCTTATCTGCCGCAGCCGCGCCTGATGGTGATCGGCGCAGTCCATATCAGCCAGGCACTGGCGCCGATGGCCAGGATCGCCGGTTATCCCGTTGAAATCGTCGATCCGCGCACGGCCTTTGCCACATCAGACCGCTTTCCCGATGTCGCACTGCATGCCGAATGGCCGCAGGACGTGCTTTCGCGCCAGCCGCTCGACAGCTATACGGCGCTGGCAGCCGTCACCCATGATCCGAAGATCGACGATTTCGCGCTGAAGGCGGCGCTCGACGCCAACTGCTTCTATGTCGGCGCGCTCGGCAGCCGCAAGACCCATGCGAAGCGGATCGAGCGCCTGCTGGCATTGGGCGCGACCGCCGACCAGATCGCCCGCATCCACGCGCCGATCGGTCTCGACATCGGTGCGGCGAGCCCGGCCGAGATCGCGGTCGCTATTCTAGCGCAGGCAATCCAGGCGTTTCGTTTGCGTGGCCTCGACTCCAAGGACGCGGCGGCGTGA
- a CDS encoding NTP transferase domain-containing protein — MKFGSIPIDTAEGAVLAHATTAGERRLRKAHRLSAEDVSLLKSAGISQVVAAVLAPGDLSEDAAAEKIAESMIHRNVEAKPAATGRVNLHARAAGIFTVDAAMINAINAVDPTITIATLAQHAPVENGQMVATVKIIPFAVASALVDAVTRICASGEIFAVNAYQPVRVGVIQTVLPGVKPSVLDKTLRVTEARLARSGGRLTAERRPPHEIGAVAEAAASLTRDNDIVVIFGASAMSDFGDVVPAAIEKAGGTVIRAGMPVDPGNLLVLGELAGKRVIGAPGCARSPKENGFDWVLDRLIAGLDVTAKDIAGMGVGGLLMEIPTRPQPREPLPAPKSESAELKVDIVLLAAGRSSRMGGPNKLLALFDGKPLVRRSAERALVSKASGTIVVTGHQRERVRAALSGLDVTFADNPDFAEGLSSSLKAGIARVASDAAGAMIVLGDMPGIASGDLDRLIGAFRKSEGRSVVRASHEGKRGNPVLLPRSLFAAIAHLEGDTGARHLVEAEGLDVIDVEIGKAASIDVDTPEALEGAGGVLQD; from the coding sequence GTGAAGTTCGGCTCGATCCCGATCGACACGGCCGAAGGTGCGGTGCTGGCGCATGCCACCACGGCCGGAGAACGGCGCTTGCGCAAGGCGCACAGGCTGAGCGCCGAGGATGTGTCTTTGCTCAAGTCAGCAGGGATTTCGCAGGTTGTCGCCGCCGTTCTTGCTCCCGGCGATTTGAGCGAAGACGCTGCCGCCGAAAAGATCGCTGAAAGCATGATCCATCGCAATGTCGAGGCGAAGCCCGCCGCGACCGGCCGGGTTAATCTACACGCCCGGGCGGCCGGTATCTTCACGGTCGATGCCGCGATGATCAACGCCATCAACGCCGTGGACCCGACCATCACCATCGCCACGCTGGCGCAGCACGCGCCGGTCGAAAATGGCCAGATGGTCGCAACCGTGAAGATCATTCCCTTCGCCGTTGCTTCCGCCCTGGTCGATGCGGTGACAAGGATCTGCGCCAGCGGCGAGATCTTTGCCGTCAATGCCTATCAGCCGGTGCGTGTCGGCGTCATCCAGACGGTTCTGCCCGGCGTCAAGCCGAGTGTGCTCGACAAGACGTTGCGGGTCACCGAAGCCCGTCTGGCGCGCTCAGGTGGCCGGCTGACGGCCGAGCGCCGCCCGCCGCACGAAATTGGCGCCGTTGCGGAGGCTGCGGCCTCGCTGACGCGTGACAACGATATTGTGGTGATCTTCGGCGCCTCGGCGATGAGCGATTTTGGCGACGTCGTCCCGGCAGCGATCGAGAAGGCCGGCGGCACCGTCATCCGCGCCGGCATGCCGGTCGATCCCGGCAATCTCCTGGTGCTCGGCGAGCTTGCCGGCAAGCGCGTTATCGGCGCGCCGGGCTGCGCCCGCAGCCCCAAGGAGAATGGCTTCGACTGGGTTCTCGACCGGTTGATCGCCGGTCTCGACGTAACGGCCAAGGACATTGCCGGCATGGGAGTCGGCGGTCTGTTGATGGAAATCCCGACGCGGCCACAGCCGCGCGAGCCGCTGCCGGCGCCAAAGTCTGAGAGTGCCGAGTTGAAGGTCGATATCGTGCTGTTGGCTGCCGGCCGCTCCAGCCGCATGGGCGGTCCGAACAAGCTGCTGGCGCTGTTCGACGGCAAACCGCTGGTGCGCCGCAGCGCCGAACGCGCGCTCGTCTCTAAAGCGTCTGGTACCATCGTCGTCACCGGCCATCAGCGTGAGCGTGTACGCGCCGCGTTGTCGGGACTGGACGTGACTTTCGCCGATAATCCGGATTTCGCCGAGGGCCTGTCTTCATCGCTGAAGGCCGGCATCGCGCGGGTTGCTAGCGATGCTGCCGGCGCCATGATCGTGCTTGGCGACATGCCTGGCATCGCGTCTGGCGACCTCGACAGGCTGATCGGTGCATTCCGCAAATCCGAGGGCCGATCGGTGGTGCGCGCCTCGCATGAGGGAAAGCGAGGCAACCCGGTGCTGTTGCCGCGTTCGCTGTTTGCGGCGATCGCTCATCTCGAAGGCGATACCGGCGCGCGCCATCTGGTCGAGGCCGAGGGGCTTGATGTCATCGATGTCGAGATCGGCAAGGCAGCGTCCATCGATGTCGACACCCCCGAGGCGCTGGAAGGCGCCGGCGGCGTGCTGCAGGATTGA
- a CDS encoding alpha/beta hydrolase — translation MANRTVAPPAGLPARPAGQRGVFVNLYGLLTATLVFCAAAHANALELKPFKDDLFAYPAILSSEGAYTVVDYRELRDINARDKVPERRAQAQYVDTSVRKVQQDLLLKTGAGTIRHVAVGRTQGAGIIVLYLHGQGGSRKQGVDDFTFGGNFNRIKNLMAGNGGLYLSPDFSDFGDTGAAQIAALIDHYAERSPDAKIFVACGSMGGALCWKLAARKNAGGRIDGLLLLGSLWDESFFSSPAFKRRVPVFFGQGSKDPVFPVENQEAFFRSIQAKSKTYPTRFVRFETGTHGTPIRMTDWRGTLNWMLSKAP, via the coding sequence ATGGCTAATCGTACCGTCGCACCCCCCGCTGGCCTGCCGGCCAGGCCGGCAGGCCAGAGGGGGGTATTCGTAAATCTCTACGGCCTTTTGACTGCAACGTTGGTTTTTTGTGCCGCCGCCCATGCCAATGCTCTCGAACTAAAGCCCTTCAAGGACGATCTGTTCGCCTATCCGGCCATCCTCTCGTCCGAGGGCGCCTATACGGTCGTCGACTATCGCGAGTTGCGCGATATCAACGCTCGCGACAAGGTGCCGGAGCGTCGCGCGCAGGCGCAGTATGTCGACACCAGCGTGCGCAAGGTGCAGCAGGATTTGCTGTTGAAGACCGGCGCCGGCACTATCCGCCACGTCGCCGTCGGTCGCACGCAAGGCGCCGGCATCATCGTCCTCTATTTGCACGGGCAAGGCGGCAGCCGTAAGCAGGGTGTCGACGATTTCACTTTCGGCGGCAATTTCAACCGCATCAAGAACCTGATGGCCGGCAATGGCGGCCTCTATCTGTCGCCGGATTTTTCCGATTTCGGCGACACAGGTGCTGCCCAGATCGCCGCGCTGATCGACCACTATGCCGAACGGTCGCCGGACGCAAAGATCTTCGTCGCCTGCGGCTCGATGGGCGGCGCACTGTGCTGGAAGCTTGCCGCCCGCAAGAATGCGGGTGGCCGCATCGACGGGCTGCTGCTGCTCGGTTCGCTGTGGGATGAAAGTTTCTTCTCGAGCCCGGCCTTCAAGCGCCGTGTTCCGGTCTTCTTTGGCCAAGGCAGCAAGGACCCGGTGTTTCCAGTCGAGAACCAGGAAGCATTCTTCCGTTCGATCCAGGCCAAATCGAAAACCTATCCGACCCGCTTTGTCCGCTTCGAGACCGGCACGCACGGCACGCCGATCCGCATGACCGACTGGCGCGGCACACTCAACTGGATGCTGTCGAAGGCCCCTTAA
- a CDS encoding DUF1993 domain-containing protein produces MTISMYEASVPVFSARLKALSNVLNIAEQNAHDRKIDPQVFLTSRLAPDMYALTRQVQIATDHAKGAPSRLAGREVPKYEDNEASFADLQARIAKTVDLLATFSAADMDGSDDRMIELKLGQREFSMAGMQYLLHLAMPNFYFHVTTAYDILRHNGVPLSKAIFMGSR; encoded by the coding sequence GTGACCATATCGATGTACGAAGCGTCCGTGCCGGTGTTTTCGGCCAGGTTGAAGGCGCTATCCAACGTGCTGAACATCGCCGAGCAGAATGCGCACGACCGGAAGATCGATCCGCAGGTGTTTTTGACGTCGAGGCTGGCGCCGGACATGTATGCGTTGACCAGACAGGTGCAGATCGCCACCGATCACGCCAAAGGCGCGCCGTCGCGGCTTGCCGGTCGCGAGGTGCCGAAATACGAAGACAACGAGGCGAGCTTTGCCGATCTCCAAGCGCGCATTGCCAAGACCGTCGACCTTCTGGCGACATTCTCGGCTGCCGATATGGACGGCTCCGATGACAGAATGATCGAGCTGAAGCTTGGCCAGCGCGAATTCTCGATGGCCGGCATGCAGTATCTGTTGCATCTCGCCATGCCCAATTTCTATTTCCACGTGACCACCGCCTACGACATCCTGCGCCACAATGGTGTGCCGCTGAGCAAGGCGATTTTCATGGGATCGCGTTGA
- a CDS encoding aldo/keto reductase, translating into MQKRRLGRTDLLVSQICLGSMTWGQQNTQADGHAQMDLAFSRGVNFIDTAELYPIPPKAETQGWTEKIIGSWMRAKGNRDQVILASKVVGRTANTWFRGDRPSKLVRADIFDAVEKSLTRLNTDYLDLYQIHWPERDVPWGANPNRVGAVPLRADSAGAPDGETPIPETLAVFDELVKAGKIRHFGLSNESSWGVMRFIGEADKGVGPRLASLQNAYNFVNRGFEVNLAEVCEREQVSLLAYSPLAQGYLTGKYDHGARPQGSRSQLFNRGQRYETPNAAEAQLEYNELARSFGMEPALFANAYVTSRPFVTSSIIGATTLPQLEMALSSADVVWTEDMQKAVDAIHQRVGNPCP; encoded by the coding sequence ATGCAAAAACGCCGCCTTGGTCGGACCGATCTTCTTGTTTCCCAGATTTGCCTGGGCTCGATGACCTGGGGCCAGCAGAACACCCAAGCGGATGGCCACGCCCAGATGGATCTGGCATTTTCGCGCGGCGTCAACTTCATCGACACCGCCGAGCTCTACCCGATCCCGCCCAAGGCGGAGACGCAAGGCTGGACCGAAAAGATCATCGGCAGCTGGATGAGGGCAAAGGGCAACCGCGACCAGGTGATCCTCGCCTCGAAGGTGGTTGGCCGCACCGCCAACACATGGTTTCGCGGCGATCGCCCGTCGAAGCTGGTGCGCGCCGATATCTTCGATGCCGTCGAAAAATCGCTGACCCGGCTCAACACCGATTATCTCGATCTCTATCAGATCCACTGGCCGGAACGGGACGTGCCGTGGGGCGCCAATCCGAACCGCGTTGGTGCCGTGCCGCTGCGGGCCGATTCCGCCGGCGCACCGGACGGCGAGACGCCGATTCCCGAGACGCTCGCCGTCTTCGACGAATTGGTGAAGGCTGGGAAAATCCGCCATTTCGGCCTGTCGAACGAGAGTTCGTGGGGCGTCATGCGGTTCATCGGCGAAGCCGACAAAGGCGTTGGCCCGCGCCTGGCGTCGCTGCAGAACGCCTATAATTTCGTCAACCGCGGCTTCGAGGTGAACCTTGCCGAGGTCTGCGAGCGCGAACAGGTTTCCCTGCTCGCCTATTCGCCGCTGGCGCAAGGCTACCTGACCGGCAAATACGATCATGGCGCGCGGCCGCAAGGCTCGCGTTCCCAGCTTTTCAACCGCGGCCAGCGCTACGAGACGCCCAATGCCGCGGAGGCGCAGCTCGAGTATAACGAACTGGCGCGCTCTTTCGGCATGGAGCCGGCACTGTTTGCCAACGCCTATGTCACGAGCCGTCCCTTCGTCACTTCAAGCATCATCGGCGCGACGACCCTTCCGCAGCTCGAAATGGCGCTGTCTTCCGCCGATGTCGTCTGGACCGAAGACATGCAGAAGGCGGTCGATGCAATCCACCAGCGTGTCGGCAACCCGTGCCCGTGA